One genomic window of Streptomonospora nanhaiensis includes the following:
- a CDS encoding S9 family peptidase has product MSFPRQQARTRRFTIGVPRAFQISPDGRRVAFLRTRDGDDGLACLWVRDLDTGREDVVADPRAVGGAAEEDLPPEERARRERLRETGGGIVSYTVDREFTRAAFTLSGRLYAVDLAGEDGVRELPATAPVVDPAIAPTGTAVAYVSGGALRVVDVEGGRDRLLAAPDAPGITWGLAEFIAAEEMGRFRGLWWAPDASAVLAARVDESPVTRWTISDPANPEAAAQTVAYPPPGTANADVRLAVLPLSGAGSAPEAAGAPEPRWIEWDRAALPYLVTAGWAAVPGAAPEVVFTAQSRDQRTLRLLRADAATGAVREVCAETDPVWVEIMPGVPAHTGAGETVWIGLCADKAGGGVRRALFVGDRELGPRADYLRAVVDVDGDHVLYSASPAGRPGEIGLWLLDIRTGAARRAAVPGAADSPGVESGRLRGGTLVLQRRDMDTDGVRTVLLRDAASDRPREAGEVRSLAHAPDLPRPRPRFWAAGARGIPAALLLPSWYEPDPAAPLPVLMDPYGGPHAQRVVRSRGAHLTSQWFAEQGFAVLVADGRGTPGVGVAWEQAVHGDLANPVLEDQVAALHDAAERFGCLDLSRVAVRGWSFGGYLAALAVLRRPDVFHAAVAGAPVTLWELYDTHYTERYLGLPGERADAYARSSVLEGWAEPSRPLMLIHGLADDNVVFAHTQRLSTALLAAGRAHTVLPLSGITHMPTEETAAENMLLLQVEFLRTALDLPAKPEAAG; this is encoded by the coding sequence ATGAGCTTTCCTCGGCAGCAGGCCCGTACCCGGCGCTTCACCATCGGCGTTCCGCGCGCCTTCCAGATCTCCCCCGACGGCCGCCGCGTGGCGTTCCTGCGCACCCGCGACGGCGACGACGGCCTCGCCTGCCTGTGGGTGCGCGACCTGGACACCGGCCGCGAGGACGTGGTGGCCGACCCCCGGGCCGTGGGCGGCGCCGCCGAGGAGGACCTGCCGCCCGAGGAGCGCGCCCGGCGCGAGCGACTGCGCGAGACCGGCGGCGGGATCGTCTCCTACACCGTCGACCGGGAGTTCACCCGCGCGGCGTTCACCCTGTCGGGCCGGCTGTACGCGGTCGACCTGGCCGGGGAGGACGGCGTGCGCGAACTGCCCGCCACCGCCCCGGTGGTCGACCCCGCGATCGCGCCCACGGGCACGGCCGTGGCCTACGTCAGCGGCGGCGCCCTGCGCGTGGTCGACGTCGAGGGCGGGCGCGACCGGCTGCTCGCCGCGCCGGACGCCCCCGGCATCACCTGGGGCCTGGCGGAGTTCATCGCCGCCGAGGAGATGGGCCGCTTCCGGGGGCTGTGGTGGGCGCCCGACGCCTCGGCGGTGCTGGCGGCGCGCGTGGACGAGTCCCCGGTGACCCGGTGGACCATCAGCGACCCCGCCAACCCCGAGGCCGCGGCGCAGACCGTGGCCTACCCGCCGCCCGGCACGGCCAACGCCGACGTCCGGCTGGCCGTGCTCCCCCTGTCCGGCGCCGGTTCGGCCCCCGAGGCCGCCGGCGCGCCCGAGCCGCGCTGGATCGAGTGGGACCGCGCGGCGCTGCCCTACCTGGTGACCGCCGGCTGGGCCGCCGTGCCCGGCGCGGCGCCCGAGGTCGTCTTCACCGCGCAGAGCCGCGACCAGCGCACGCTGCGCCTGCTGCGCGCCGACGCCGCCACCGGTGCCGTGCGCGAGGTTTGCGCCGAGACCGACCCGGTGTGGGTCGAGATCATGCCGGGGGTGCCCGCCCACACCGGCGCCGGCGAGACCGTGTGGATCGGGCTGTGCGCCGACAAGGCGGGCGGCGGGGTGCGCCGCGCCCTGTTCGTGGGCGACCGGGAGTTGGGGCCGCGCGCCGACTACCTGCGCGCGGTGGTCGACGTCGACGGCGACCACGTGCTGTACTCCGCGTCCCCGGCGGGCCGCCCGGGCGAGATCGGCCTGTGGCTGCTGGACATTCGCACCGGCGCGGCGCGCCGGGCGGCCGTGCCGGGCGCCGCGGACTCCCCCGGCGTGGAGTCCGGGCGGCTGCGCGGGGGCACCCTGGTGCTCCAGCGCCGCGACATGGACACCGACGGCGTGCGCACCGTGCTGCTGCGCGACGCCGCGTCGGACCGACCGCGCGAGGCCGGCGAGGTCCGCAGCCTGGCGCACGCCCCCGACCTCCCCCGGCCCCGGCCCCGGTTCTGGGCGGCGGGCGCGCGGGGGATCCCGGCGGCGCTGCTGCTGCCGTCCTGGTACGAGCCCGACCCCGCCGCGCCGCTGCCGGTGCTGATGGACCCCTACGGCGGCCCGCACGCCCAGCGCGTGGTGCGCAGCCGGGGCGCCCACCTCACCTCCCAGTGGTTCGCCGAGCAGGGGTTCGCCGTGCTGGTGGCCGACGGCCGGGGCACACCGGGGGTGGGGGTGGCCTGGGAGCAGGCGGTCCACGGCGACCTGGCCAACCCGGTGCTGGAGGACCAGGTCGCGGCGCTGCACGACGCCGCCGAGCGGTTCGGCTGCCTGGACCTGTCCCGGGTGGCGGTGCGCGGCTGGTCCTTCGGCGGCTACCTGGCGGCGCTGGCGGTGCTGCGCCGCCCCGACGTGTTCCACGCGGCCGTGGCCGGGGCGCCGGTCACCCTGTGGGAGCTGTACGACACCCACTACACCGAGCGCTACCTGGGCCTGCCCGGGGAGCGGGCGGACGCCTACGCGCGCTCATCGGTGCTGGAGGGCTGGGCGGAGCCCAGCCGCCCGCTGATGCTGATCCACGGCCTGGCCGACGACAACGTGGTGTTCGCGCACACCCAGCGGCTGTCGACGGCGCTGCTGGCGGCCGGGCGCGCCCACACGGTGCTGCCGCTGTCGGGGATCACGCACATGCCCACCGAGGAGACCGCGGCCGAGAACATGCTGCTGCTCCAGGTGGAGTTCCTGCGCACGGCGCTGGACCTGCCCGCCAAGCCGGAGGCGGCCGGATAG
- the mshB gene encoding N-acetyl-1-D-myo-inositol-2-amino-2-deoxy-alpha-D-glucopyranoside deacetylase: MTDRRLLLVHAHPDDESIVTGATMAKYAAEGAAVTLVTCTLGEEGEIIPPDLAHLGPDREDTLGEHRIGELDKACVALGVRDHRFLGGPGRYRDSGMMGAPTNDRPGCFWRADVEEAAHTLAMVIREVRPDVIVTYDDNGGYGHPDHIQAHRVTLRAFEKAAERALPGTPWQTRKLYAIAQPRSVLEESVARLAEAPGPFTAPAAVEDISPATPDHLVTARIDGTAHWPAKALAMRAHATQITVEGELFALSNGIAQEIRAVEYFTLVRGSAPRPGPDGYETDLFA; the protein is encoded by the coding sequence ATGACAGATCGGCGACTGCTGCTGGTGCACGCCCATCCCGACGACGAGAGCATCGTCACCGGCGCCACGATGGCCAAGTACGCGGCCGAGGGCGCGGCGGTCACCCTGGTCACCTGCACACTCGGCGAAGAGGGCGAGATCATCCCGCCCGACCTCGCCCACCTGGGCCCCGACCGCGAGGACACCCTCGGCGAGCACCGCATCGGCGAACTGGACAAGGCGTGCGTCGCGCTGGGCGTGCGCGACCACCGCTTCCTGGGCGGCCCCGGCCGCTACCGCGACTCCGGCATGATGGGCGCGCCCACCAACGACCGCCCCGGGTGCTTCTGGCGGGCCGACGTCGAGGAGGCCGCCCACACCCTGGCCATGGTCATCCGCGAGGTCCGCCCCGACGTCATCGTCACCTACGACGACAACGGCGGCTACGGCCACCCCGACCACATCCAGGCCCACCGGGTCACCCTGCGCGCCTTTGAGAAGGCGGCCGAGCGCGCCCTGCCCGGCACCCCGTGGCAGACCCGCAAGCTCTACGCCATCGCCCAGCCGCGCTCGGTGCTGGAGGAGTCCGTGGCACGGCTCGCCGAGGCCCCGGGCCCCTTCACCGCGCCCGCGGCGGTCGAGGACATCAGCCCGGCCACACCCGACCACCTGGTCACCGCCCGCATCGACGGCACCGCCCACTGGCCGGCCAAGGCCCTGGCCATGCGCGCCCACGCCACCCAGATCACCGTGGAGGGCGAGCTCTTCGCGCTGTCCAACGGGATCGCCCAGGAGATCCGCGCCGTGGAGTACTTCACCCTGGTGCGCGGTTCGGCGCCCCGGCCCGGCCCCGACGGCTACGAGACCGACCTGTTCGCCTGA
- a CDS encoding DUF6113 family protein, which yields MPAQPPATPPTDARSAQASPGALRRAAEPAVTALAYASLALLGAAVGLGGSVFAGWLAYLWAAGAAGQGVAAVTLVAVLGLMFAGCRAAGWGMGTRLGALLPALGWAAAVFSLVLVRAGGDIVLTSSVAAYGYLFGGIAAVGMAVVLTDPGR from the coding sequence GTGCCCGCACAGCCGCCCGCGACCCCGCCGACCGACGCGCGCTCCGCCCAGGCGTCCCCCGGCGCCCTGCGCCGCGCGGCGGAGCCGGCCGTCACCGCCCTGGCCTACGCGTCCCTGGCGCTGCTGGGCGCGGCCGTCGGCCTGGGCGGGTCGGTGTTCGCCGGGTGGCTGGCCTACCTGTGGGCGGCCGGCGCCGCGGGCCAGGGGGTCGCCGCCGTCACCCTGGTCGCGGTGCTGGGCCTGATGTTCGCCGGCTGCCGCGCCGCCGGATGGGGCATGGGCACCCGCCTGGGCGCGCTGCTGCCCGCCCTGGGCTGGGCCGCGGCGGTGTTCTCGCTGGTCCTGGTGCGCGCCGGCGGCGACATCGTGCTGACCTCCAGCGTGGCGGCCTACGGCTACCTCTTCGGCGGGATCGCGGCGGTGGGCATGGCCGTGGTCCTCACCGACCCCGGCCGCTGA
- a CDS encoding site-2 protease family protein, translating to MSAPEPTDRDDASTEPPAAPAGGATATEAAAAAPEQPEAAQAPAEGGTGAPAAAAARSRADLLPSPFFVLLVGVCGLAGWLSWTRAELSWGNDGATVYVPALFILTGWAVSIALHEFGHAATAHALGDRSLRGGAYLRLNPFGYGELFANLLMPLAFVLFGGVGLTGPAGYVDHAAVGGRGRRSAVAAAGIGVSLVLAAALAAAVAALVPAGMFTDNWMLGGLMYLCYLNLTVALVNVLPVPGLDGFDVVAPFLPERLVARVRPWGVFGVIAVFAVLWVPTVNVAVPTLLIDLFAAVGLPQIDIGFGEVLLRFWA from the coding sequence ATGTCCGCGCCCGAGCCCACCGACCGCGACGACGCCAGCACCGAGCCCCCCGCCGCCCCGGCCGGGGGCGCGACCGCCACCGAGGCGGCCGCGGCGGCACCGGAGCAACCGGAGGCGGCCCAGGCCCCGGCGGAGGGCGGGACCGGCGCCCCCGCCGCGGCCGCCGCCCGCTCGCGGGCCGACCTCCTGCCCAGCCCGTTCTTTGTGCTGCTGGTGGGGGTCTGCGGTCTGGCCGGGTGGCTGAGCTGGACCCGCGCCGAGCTGTCCTGGGGCAACGACGGCGCCACCGTCTACGTGCCGGCCCTGTTCATCCTGACCGGCTGGGCGGTGTCGATCGCGCTGCACGAGTTCGGCCACGCCGCCACCGCCCACGCGCTGGGCGACCGCTCCCTGCGCGGCGGCGCCTACCTGCGGCTCAACCCGTTCGGCTACGGCGAGCTGTTCGCCAACCTGCTGATGCCGCTGGCGTTCGTGCTGTTCGGCGGGGTCGGCCTGACCGGGCCGGCCGGCTACGTCGACCACGCCGCCGTGGGCGGCCGGGGCCGGCGCAGCGCGGTGGCCGCCGCCGGGATCGGGGTGAGCCTGGTGCTGGCCGCCGCGCTGGCGGCGGCGGTTGCCGCGCTGGTGCCCGCCGGGATGTTCACCGACAACTGGATGCTCGGCGGGCTGATGTACCTGTGCTACCTCAACCTGACGGTGGCGCTGGTCAACGTGCTGCCCGTGCCGGGGCTCGACGGCTTCGACGTGGTGGCGCCCTTCCTGCCCGAGCGCCTGGTGGCGCGCGTGCGGCCCTGGGGCGTGTTCGGCGTCATCGCGGTCTTCGCCGTGCTGTGGGTGCCCACCGTCAACGTCGCGGTGCCCACCCTGCTGATCGACCTGTTCGCCGCCGTGGGGCTGCCGCAGATCGACATCGGCTTCGGCGAGGTGCTGCTGCGCTTCTGGGCGTGA
- a CDS encoding putative acetyltransferase, whose protein sequence is MGFTSRLSAELTPGHIGRRAVVRVRLPEGGFRDIVGVLESWQDGVIRMRRRDGSVTEVTADDVAGSRIVPQQPPTRRRGPDGPRGTG, encoded by the coding sequence ATGGGGTTCACCTCGCGGCTCAGCGCCGAGCTGACCCCGGGGCACATCGGTCGGCGCGCCGTCGTGCGCGTCCGGCTGCCAGAGGGGGGCTTCCGGGATATCGTCGGGGTACTGGAATCCTGGCAGGACGGCGTGATACGCATGCGCAGGCGCGACGGTTCCGTGACGGAGGTCACGGCCGACGACGTCGCCGGAAGCCGTATCGTGCCGCAGCAACCACCGACACGCAGGCGGGGGCCCGACGGCCCGCGGGGCACGGGCTGA
- the fdxA gene encoding ferredoxin — translation MTYVIAQPCVDVLDKACIEECPVDCIYEGKRMLYIHPDECVDCGACEPVCPVEAIYYEDDLPEQWSDYYKANVEFFDELGSPGGASKVGQIDADHPLVAKLPPQAEE, via the coding sequence GTGACCTACGTCATCGCGCAGCCCTGCGTCGATGTGCTCGACAAGGCGTGCATCGAGGAGTGCCCCGTCGACTGCATCTACGAGGGCAAGCGCATGCTCTACATCCACCCGGACGAGTGCGTCGACTGCGGCGCCTGCGAGCCGGTGTGCCCTGTGGAGGCCATCTACTACGAGGACGACCTCCCCGAGCAGTGGTCGGACTACTACAAGGCCAACGTGGAGTTCTTCGACGAGCTGGGTTCCCCGGGCGGCGCCTCCAAGGTCGGCCAGATCGACGCCGACCACCCGCTGGTGGCCAAGCTCCCGCCGCAGGCCGAGGAGTAG
- the dapC gene encoding succinyldiaminopimelate transaminase, which yields MADRRRVVDRLPVFPWDRLAPYKETAAAHPDGAVDLSVGTPVDPVPPLVRRALAEAADSPGYPATYGTPELRAAAAGWLARRHGVDLDPAAVLPTVGSKEFVAWLPTMLGLGPGDTAVFPELAYPTYDIGIRMCGAEPVASDGLTALGPAPVRLVWLNSPANPTGRVLGVDHLRKVVDWARERGAVVVSDECYIDLGWEGTAPVSVLHPDVCGGSHANLLALHSLSKRSNLAGYRAAFAAGDPGLVQELLGLRKHAGMIMPAPVQAAMRAALEDDDHAREQKERYAARRRVLRAALERAGWAITHSEAGLYLWASHPDHDAWGSVALLAEHGILVAPGDFYGPAGARHVRVALTATDERVAAAAKRLEALA from the coding sequence GTGGCCGACCGCAGGCGTGTAGTGGACCGGCTTCCGGTCTTTCCGTGGGACCGGCTGGCACCCTACAAGGAGACCGCGGCGGCGCACCCCGACGGCGCCGTCGACCTCTCGGTGGGCACGCCGGTGGACCCCGTCCCCCCGCTGGTCCGGCGGGCCCTGGCCGAGGCAGCCGACAGCCCCGGCTACCCCGCCACCTACGGCACGCCCGAACTCCGCGCGGCGGCGGCCGGCTGGCTGGCCCGCCGGCACGGGGTCGACCTCGACCCCGCCGCCGTGCTGCCGACGGTGGGCTCCAAGGAGTTCGTGGCCTGGCTGCCGACCATGCTCGGCCTGGGCCCCGGCGACACCGCCGTCTTCCCCGAACTCGCCTACCCCACCTACGACATCGGGATCCGCATGTGCGGCGCCGAGCCGGTGGCCTCCGACGGCCTCACCGCGCTGGGCCCCGCGCCGGTGCGCCTGGTGTGGCTCAACTCCCCGGCCAACCCGACCGGCCGCGTGCTGGGCGTCGACCACCTGCGCAAGGTCGTGGACTGGGCGCGCGAGCGCGGCGCCGTCGTCGTCTCCGACGAGTGCTACATCGACCTCGGCTGGGAGGGCACCGCGCCGGTCTCGGTGCTGCACCCCGACGTCTGCGGCGGCAGCCACGCCAACCTGCTCGCGCTGCACTCGCTGTCCAAGCGGTCCAACCTCGCCGGCTACCGCGCCGCGTTCGCCGCCGGCGACCCCGGCCTCGTCCAGGAGCTGCTGGGCCTGCGCAAGCACGCCGGCATGATTATGCCCGCGCCGGTCCAGGCGGCCATGCGCGCGGCGCTGGAGGACGACGACCACGCCCGCGAGCAGAAGGAGCGCTACGCCGCCCGCCGCCGCGTGCTGCGCGCCGCGCTGGAGCGCGCCGGCTGGGCCATCACCCACTCCGAGGCCGGGCTGTACCTGTGGGCGTCCCACCCCGACCACGACGCCTGGGGATCGGTGGCGCTGCTGGCCGAGCACGGGATCCTGGTGGCCCCCGGCGACTTCTACGGCCCCGCGGGCGCCCGGCACGTGCGCGTGGCCCTCACCGCCACCGACGAGCGGGTGGCCGCCGCCGCCAAGCGCCTGGAGGCGCTGGCCTGA
- a CDS encoding 2,3,4,5-tetrahydropyridine-2,6-dicarboxylate N-succinyltransferase — MTTAFTSPLPEEIDGLWERRTELTPDHAEARDIIVGAVDALDTGKARVAFVDEATDEVVVDERAKRAILLSFRVLGMTESAVGDFHHHDRIPLKTRFDGVRVVPGAIARWGSYLAPGVVLMPSFTNFGAWVGSGTMVDTWATVGSCAQVGENVHLSGGVGVGGVLEPPQASPVVIEDDAFLGSRSMVVEGARVRRGAKLGAGTILTSSTRVFDAQTGEELPRGEAPAWSVCVTANRIKSFPGGDFGMPCLLVLKRLEEGQEHDKLALNDLLREHGVNA; from the coding sequence ATGACCACCGCGTTCACCAGTCCGCTTCCCGAGGAGATCGACGGCCTCTGGGAGCGCCGCACCGAGTTGACCCCCGACCACGCCGAGGCCCGCGACATCATCGTGGGCGCGGTCGACGCCCTCGACACCGGCAAGGCCCGGGTCGCCTTCGTCGACGAGGCCACCGACGAGGTCGTGGTCGACGAGCGCGCCAAGCGCGCCATCCTGCTCAGCTTCCGGGTCCTGGGCATGACCGAGTCCGCGGTCGGCGACTTCCACCACCACGACCGCATCCCCCTGAAGACCCGCTTCGACGGCGTCCGCGTCGTGCCCGGCGCCATCGCCCGCTGGGGCTCCTACCTGGCGCCCGGCGTGGTGCTCATGCCGTCCTTCACCAACTTCGGCGCCTGGGTGGGCTCGGGCACCATGGTCGACACCTGGGCCACCGTGGGCTCCTGCGCCCAGGTCGGCGAGAACGTCCACCTCTCCGGCGGCGTGGGCGTGGGCGGGGTGCTGGAGCCCCCGCAGGCGTCCCCGGTCGTGATCGAGGACGACGCCTTCCTCGGCTCGCGCAGCATGGTGGTCGAGGGCGCCCGGGTGCGCCGCGGCGCAAAGCTGGGCGCCGGCACCATCCTGACCTCCTCCACGCGCGTCTTCGACGCCCAGACCGGCGAGGAGCTGCCGCGCGGCGAGGCACCGGCGTGGTCGGTGTGCGTGACCGCCAACCGGATCAAGAGCTTCCCCGGCGGCGACTTCGGCATGCCCTGCCTGCTCGTCCTCAAGCGGCTCGAAGAGGGCCAGGAGCACGACAAGCTCGCGCTCAACGACCTGCTGCGGGAGCATGGCGTCAACGCCTGA
- the dapE gene encoding succinyl-diaminopimelate desuccinylase codes for MLDLTADVRDLTAALVDTESVSGGERALADDIERALAALPHLEVVRDGDAVVARTALGRGRRVVLAGHIDTVPVAGNVPSRVEDGRLYGCGASDMKSGVAVQLRLAATVAEPVHDVTYVFYDCEEVDAERNGLRRLARTRPALLSGDFAVLMEPTGGVIEGGCQGTMRVEVIARGERAHSARSWMGRNAIHEAGAVLDILRAYEPRRPVVEGLEYHEGLNAVFVSGGVAGNVIPDECVVTVNYRFAPDRDPAAAEVYLRELFAGFDVRVTDSAAPARPGLDDPAAAEFVAAVGQGQARAKLGWTDVARMSELGVPAVNYGPGDPTLAHTRDEWVDLAAVSEAERRMAAWLTGAGR; via the coding sequence ATGCTGGACCTCACCGCCGACGTCCGCGACCTCACCGCCGCCCTGGTGGACACCGAGTCCGTCAGCGGCGGCGAGCGCGCCCTGGCCGACGACATCGAGCGCGCGCTGGCCGCGCTGCCCCACCTGGAGGTGGTGCGCGACGGCGACGCCGTGGTGGCCCGCACCGCGCTGGGCCGCGGGCGCCGGGTCGTGCTCGCCGGACACATCGACACCGTGCCCGTGGCCGGCAACGTCCCCTCCCGCGTCGAGGACGGCCGGCTCTACGGCTGCGGCGCCTCCGACATGAAGAGCGGCGTCGCCGTGCAGCTGCGGCTGGCCGCCACCGTGGCCGAGCCCGTGCACGACGTCACCTACGTCTTCTACGACTGCGAGGAGGTCGACGCCGAGCGCAACGGCCTGCGGCGGCTGGCCCGCACCCGGCCCGCGTTGCTGTCCGGCGACTTCGCGGTGCTGATGGAGCCCACCGGCGGCGTCATCGAGGGCGGCTGCCAGGGCACCATGCGCGTCGAGGTCATCGCCCGCGGCGAGCGCGCCCACAGCGCCCGCTCCTGGATGGGGCGCAACGCCATCCACGAGGCCGGGGCCGTCCTGGACATCCTGCGCGCCTACGAGCCCCGCCGGCCCGTGGTCGAGGGCCTGGAGTACCACGAGGGCCTCAACGCGGTGTTCGTGTCCGGCGGCGTGGCGGGCAACGTCATCCCCGACGAGTGCGTGGTCACCGTCAACTACCGCTTCGCCCCCGACCGCGACCCCGCCGCCGCCGAGGTCTACCTGCGCGAGCTGTTCGCCGGGTTCGACGTGCGGGTGACCGACTCCGCCGCGCCCGCCCGGCCCGGCCTGGACGACCCCGCCGCCGCCGAGTTCGTGGCCGCGGTGGGGCAGGGGCAGGCCCGCGCCAAGCTCGGCTGGACCGACGTCGCGCGGATGTCGGAGCTGGGCGTGCCCGCCGTCAACTACGGCCCCGGCGACCCCACCCTGGCCCACACCCGCGACGAGTGGGTGGACCTGGCGGCCGTCTCCGAGGCCGAGCGGCGCATGGCCGCGTGGCTGACCGGCGCCGGCCGGTGA
- a CDS encoding LOG family protein, whose protein sequence is MTESRKVRSAGPLTYRGNAIPETTTDQRLLDRRGPTDWVHTDPWRVLRIQSEFVEGFGLLSEVGHAVSVFGSARTKPDTPYYELGRQIGTKLADAGYTVITGGGPGVMEAANRGAQEAGGTSIGLGIELPFEQSLNHHIDMGVTFRYFFVRKTMFVKYSQAFVVLPGGFGTLDELFESVTLVQTGKVTRFPVVLVGTDFWGGLVDWIRGTLLEEGTISPDDPDLMYLTDDPDEVVDIIRKSHVDLARREFEAARVVDEAASVHAAEDASEG, encoded by the coding sequence ATGACGGAATCACGAAAGGTCCGAAGTGCGGGACCACTGACCTACCGCGGAAACGCCATACCTGAGACAACAACGGACCAGCGCCTCCTCGACCGAAGGGGGCCCACCGACTGGGTCCACACCGATCCCTGGCGCGTACTGCGCATCCAATCCGAGTTCGTCGAGGGCTTCGGCCTGCTGTCGGAGGTCGGGCACGCCGTCAGCGTGTTCGGCTCCGCCCGCACCAAGCCCGACACCCCCTACTACGAGCTGGGCCGCCAGATCGGGACGAAGCTGGCCGACGCCGGCTACACCGTGATCACCGGCGGGGGCCCGGGCGTGATGGAGGCCGCCAACCGGGGCGCCCAGGAGGCCGGGGGCACCTCGATCGGGCTCGGCATCGAGCTGCCCTTCGAGCAGAGCCTCAACCACCACATCGACATGGGCGTCACGTTCCGGTACTTCTTCGTGCGCAAGACCATGTTCGTCAAGTACTCCCAGGCGTTCGTGGTGCTGCCCGGCGGGTTCGGCACGCTGGACGAGCTGTTCGAGTCGGTGACCCTGGTGCAGACCGGGAAGGTCACCCGCTTCCCCGTGGTGCTGGTGGGCACCGACTTCTGGGGCGGTCTGGTCGACTGGATCCGCGGCACGCTGCTGGAGGAGGGCACGATCTCGCCGGACGACCCGGACCTGATGTACCTCACCGACGACCCCGACGAGGTCGTGGACATCATCCGCAAGTCCCACGTGGACCTCGCCCGCCGGGAGTTCGAGGCGGCGCGGGTGGTGGACGAGGCCGCCAGCGTCCACGCCGCCGAGGACGCCTCGGAGGGATAG
- a CDS encoding DNA-3-methyladenine glycosylase I: protein MTDDDGTARPGPDGRRRCHWALATEDLLDYHDTEWGVAITDDDAMFERVSLEGFQAGLSWLTVLRKRAALREVFAGFVPAAVAEFTPADVERLLGDPRLIRSRPKIEAVIGNARAALDLPGGLAKLVWEHAPEHHTPPERITDVAAATPESTALSKALKRHGFRFVGPTTAYATMQAAGVVDDHLRDCFRGAAGRG, encoded by the coding sequence GTGACCGACGACGACGGCACCGCGCGCCCCGGCCCCGACGGCCGGCGGCGCTGCCACTGGGCCCTGGCGACCGAGGACCTGCTGGACTACCACGACACCGAGTGGGGCGTGGCGATCACCGACGACGACGCGATGTTCGAACGCGTCAGCCTGGAGGGCTTCCAGGCGGGCCTGTCGTGGCTCACGGTGCTGCGCAAGCGCGCCGCGCTGCGCGAGGTCTTCGCCGGGTTCGTCCCGGCCGCCGTCGCCGAGTTCACCCCCGCCGACGTCGAGCGCCTGCTCGGCGACCCCCGGCTGATCCGCAGCCGCCCCAAGATCGAGGCCGTGATCGGCAACGCCCGCGCCGCCCTGGACCTGCCGGGCGGCCTGGCCAAGCTGGTCTGGGAGCACGCCCCCGAGCACCACACCCCGCCCGAGCGCATCACCGACGTGGCCGCCGCCACCCCCGAGAGCACCGCGCTGTCCAAGGCGCTCAAGCGCCACGGCTTCCGGTTCGTCGGGCCCACCACCGCCTACGCCACCATGCAGGCCGCCGGGGTGGTGGACGACCACCTGCGCGACTGCTTCCGCGGCGCCGCCGGCCGCGGCTGA